The stretch of DNA CAACTTGGCCGAGGCGTATTCTCGGCGTGGTATGGCCTATGTGGGGAAGGGGGACTTCGATCAGGCGATAGCGGACTTGAGCGAGGCGCTCCAGCTACAGCCTCAGTTGGCTGCCAGCATTCATCCTGCATTGGCAACGGCTTATCAGCGGCGGGGTTTGCTCCGAGCGGAGAAGCAGGAGTGGGACGGAGCCATCGCCGACTTCAGCCAGGTGATCCGCCTGAATCCTTCTTCTGCCGAGGCGTACTTTGGCCGGGGTTTGGCCCGTTTGGAACAGAGGGACTTCGATCAGGCGATAGCGGATTTGAGCGAGGCGCTCCAGCTACAGCCTCAGTTGGGTGCCAGCATTCAGCCCGCAC from Thermogemmata fonticola encodes:
- a CDS encoding tetratricopeptide repeat protein; translation: LSEALQLQPQLAASIQPALATAYQRRGLLRAEKQEWDQAIADLSEALRLNPNLAEAYSRRGMAYVGKGDFDQAIADLSEALQLQPQLAASIHPALATAYQRRGLLRAEKQEWDGAIADFSQVIRLNPSSAEAYFGRGLARLEQRDFDQAIADLSEALQLQPQLGASIQPA